Proteins encoded within one genomic window of Humulus lupulus chromosome 1, drHumLupu1.1, whole genome shotgun sequence:
- the LOC133780850 gene encoding uncharacterized protein LOC133780850, with translation MDHEHGMGATEGSCGNKYEQEMAQLRAMVNRQAEQIEKLLAEQRQRQAPTPPTETPTPPQAPPPQAPPAVHPMEPLYERFRKQRPPVFEGSTDPLVAQDWKSSLEDIFEFMQLSDKEKVSCAAHTLKKDAKIWWEVVKQTREVNQMTWAEFELVFNEKFYNEAVLTAKVSEFTRLQQGNLSVAEYARIFDRLAKFAPDLVNTETSRVNRFLEGLQPELARDVDMGRTGPLSYAQAVEKALRAEHREEKITKAKAATSMPRRDTPFNKEQSRFHNDNKRGAQNFQFRQGQNKKFKGGQQNRQPGFQQMPRCQTCGKNHFGECRLLTKSCFKCGKGDHFIKDCPLMKNQQMKDEPQRTNARVFTITQADADTNNSVVLGDIFASGILTHALIDSGAMHSFASLTYVKRLGRSCEKLSEVFSTMLPSGEILYSTHWLRGVPICIDGRELYADLIMLEMADYEVILGMDWLSKYNATIDCRRKTVIFKPSEEDEFMFTGATSKSCIPLISAMKARRLLESGCVGYLASVVDTYKEQKLKPEDVPVVRDFLEVFPEDLPGLPPDREIEFVIELLPGTAPVSKAPYRMAPAELKELKIQLQELLDKKFIRPSFSPWGAPVLFVKKKDGTMRMCIDYRELNKLTIKNKYPLPRIDDLFDQLQGRGVFSKIDLRSGYHQLKIREEDVPKTAFRTRYGHYEFLVMPFGLTNAPAAFMDLMNRVFKDYLDKFVIVFIDDILVYSRSQEEHEEHLRLTLEKLKEKKLYAKFKKCEFWLEKVAFLGHIVSKDGIAVDPSKIGAVSKWNRPTNVSEVRSFLGLAGYYRRFVEGFSKIAMPLTQLTRKNHKFEWTEACEKRFQDLKQRLVSAPVLTIPSGSGGLVIYSDASKQANVVADALSRKSHGNVSFLRKLTRPLQEDMCRAEIEVITGRLSVMTIQSTLLERIKQGQCEDPYLVEQKGELESGKVNEFSVSCNGMLKFKERKPAGLLQPIRIPEWKWEEITMDFVVGLPKTSKQHDAIWVIVDRYTKSAHFLPVRMTYTMDQWAELYVQEVVRLHGVPVSIISNRDARFTSLFWESLQRALGTKLKFTTLSCNDWCSTV, from the exons ATGGATCATGAACATGGAATGGGGGCTACTGAAGGCTCTTGCGGCAATAAATATGAACAAGAAATGGCTCAACTTCGAGCGATGGTGAATAGACAGGCTGAACAAATTGAGAAGTTGTTAGCAGAACAACGACAAAGGCAAGCACCAACACCACCTACTGAAACTCCAACACCTCCACAAGCTCCACCTCCACAAGCTCCACCTGCAGTGCACCCCATGGAACCATTATATGAACGGTTCCGAAAACAACGCCCACCAGTATTTGAAGGTAGCACTGACCCACTTGTCGCACAAGACTGGAAGAGTTCTTTAGAAGACATCTTTGAGTTCATGCAACTAAGTGACAAGGAAAAAGTTTCTTGTGCTGCACATACACTTAAAAAGGATGCTaagatctggtgggaagtggttaaGCAGACTAGAGAAGTGAATCAGATGACTTGGGCAGAATTTGAACTGGTCTTCAATGAGAAGTTTTATAATGAAGCTGTGTTGACTGCCAAAGTAAGTGAGTTCACTAGATTGCAACAGGGGAATCTATCAGTGGCTGAGTACGCCAGGATATTTGAccggttagccaagtttgcaccagacttgGTTAACACTGAAACTAGTAGAGTGAATCGTTTCCTGGAGGGTCTACAACCAGAATTGGCTAGAGATGTAGATATGGGACGTACAGGGCCTCTTTCTTATGCTCAGGCTgtggagaaagctttgagagctgaacacagagaagaaaaaataacaaaagctAAAGCTGCTACTAGCATGCCTCGTAGAGACACTCCATTCAACAAAGAACAAAGCCGCTTTCACAATGACAACAAAAGAGGGGCCCAGAATTTCCAATTTAGACAAGGACAGAATAAGAAATTTAAAGGAGGTCAGCAAAACAGGCAACCTGGATTCCAACAAATGCCACGATGTCAAACTTGTGGAAAGAATCATTTCGGGGAGTGCAGGCTTCTAACTAAGAGCTGCTTCAAATGTGGCAAGGGGGATCATTTTATCAAAGATTGTCCATTGATGAAGAACCAACAAATGAAGGATGAACCTCAGAGGACAAATGCTAGGGTGTTCACGATTACTCAGGCTGATGCTGATACCAACAACTCTGTTGTGTTAGGTGATATTTTTGCATCTGGTATTCTCACTCATGCATTAATAGATTCAGGTGCCATGCATTCATTTGCATCATTGACATATGTAAAAAGGTTGGGTAGATCGTGTGAAAAATTGTCAGAagtttttagtacaatgttaccatcTGGAGAGATTCTGTATTCTACTCATTGGTTGAGGGGGGTTCCTATTTgcattgatggtagggaattatatgCTGATCTAATAATGTTAGAGATGGCCGATTATGaggtgattttgggtatggattggctttcaaagtataatgccactattgattgtagaaggaaaacAGTGATATTTAAGCCTTCAGAGGAAGATGAGTTTATGTTTACTGGAGCGACATCAAAAAGTTGCATTCCATTAATTTCTGCTATGAAGGCCAGGCGACTGTTGGAAAGTGGATGTGTGGGTTATctcgccagtgtggttgacacgtaTAAGGAGCAAAAGTTAAAACCGGAAGATGTACCGGTAGTTAGAGATTTCTTagaagtatttccagaagatttaccgggattgcctccagacagagaaattgaatttgtgattgagctACTTCCTGGTACAGCCCCTGTGTCcaaggcaccttatagaatggcaccagcagaactaaaggaattaaagatacagttgcaagaactcctggataaaaagtttatcaggcctagtttttcaccatggggagctccggtgctatttgtgaagaaaaaggatgggacgatgcgaatgtgtattgattatagagaattgaacaagttgacaatcaagaataagtatccacttcctagaattgatgatctttttgatcaattacaaggaagaggagtgttttcaaagattgatttgagatctgggtatcatcaattaaagattagagaagaggatgtaccaaagaccgcatttcgaactcggtatggccattatgagttccttgtgatgccatttggattaactaatgctccagctgcattcatggacttgatgaacagggtgtttaaggactaCCTTGATAAGTTTGTAatagtgtttattgatgatatcttggtgtattctcgatcccaagaagaacatgaggaacatttgaggttgacgttggagaaattaaaagaaaaaaaactctatgccaaatttaagaaatgtgaattttggctagagaaggtggcatttttgggccatatagtctcaaaagatggtattgcggtggatccatcaaagattggaGCTGTTAGTAAGTGGAATAGACCAACAAATGTTTCAGAagtaaggagttttctgggattagcaggctattaccgaagatttgttgaaggattttccaagataGCAATGCCATTGACACAACTCACgaggaagaatcataagtttgaatggactgaagcttGTGAGAAAAGATTTCAAGATTTGAAGCAAAGATTGGTTTCTGCTCCAGTACTTACTATTCCATCTGGATCAGGAGGACTTGTGATTTATAGTGACGCTTCAAAgcaag caaatgtagttgcagaCGCACTGAGTAGAAAGTCTCATGGTAATGTGTCATTTTTGAGGAAACTGACAAGACCACTTCAGGAGGACATGTGCAGAGCGGAGATTGAGGTGATCACAGGAAGATTATCAGTGATGACTATTCAGTCTaccttgttagagagaatcaaACAAGGTCAATGTGAGGATCCTTACTTGGTGGAGCAAAAAGGTGAATTGGAAAGTGGGAAGGTCAATGAGTTTAGTGTGTCATGTAATGGGATGCTAAAGTTCAAGGAAAGA aaaccTGCTGGTTTACTACAACCAATACGGataccagagtggaaatgggaagagattactatggattttgtagttggATTGCCAAAGACTTCTAAACAACATGATGCTATCTGGGTTATAGTAGACCGATATACCAAATCAGCACACTTTCTTCCGGTACgcatgacttatactatggatcagtgggCTGAATTATATGTTCAAGAGGTTGTTAGACTTCATGGAGTGCCAGTATCTATAATTTCAAACCGGGATGCTCGATTTACTTCattgttttgggaaagtttgcagaGAGCATTGGGCACAAAATTGAAGTTTACTACG cTTTCATGCAACGATTGGTGTAGCaccgtatga
- the LOC133780819 gene encoding uncharacterized protein LOC133780819 → MDHEHGMGATEGSCGNKYEQEMAQLRAMVNRQAEQIEKLLAEQRQRQAPTPPTETPTPPQAPPPQAPPAVHPMEPLYERFRKQRPPVFEGSTDPLVAQDWKSSLEDIFEFMQLSDKEKVSCAAHTLKKDAKIWWEVVKQTREVNQMTWAEFELVFNEKFYNEAVLTAKVSEFTRLQQGNLSVAEYARIFDRLAKFAPDLVNTETSRVNRFLEGLQPELARDVDMGRTGPLSYAQAVEKALRAEHREEKITKAKAATSMPRRDTPFNKEQSRFHNDNKRGAQNFQFRQGQNKKFKGGQQNRQPGFQQMPRCQTCGKNHFGECRLLTKSCFKCGKGDHFIKDCPLMKNQQMKDEPQRTNARVFTITQADADTNNSVVLGDIFASGILTHALIDSGAMHSFASLTYVKRLGRSCEKLSEVFSTMLPSGEILYSTHWLRGVPICIDGRELYADLIMLEMADYEVILGMDWLSKYNATIDCRRKTVIFKPSEEDEFMFTGATSKSCIPLISAMKARRLLESGCVGYLASVVDTYKEQKLKPEDVPVVRDFLEVFPEDLPGLPPDREIEFVIELLPGTAPVSKAPYRMAPAELKELKIQLQELLDKKFIRPSFSPWGAPVLFVKKKDGTMRMCIDYRELNKLTIKNKYPLPRIDDLFDQLQGRGVFSKIDLRSGYHQLKIREEDVPKTAFRTRYGHYEFLVMPFGLTNAPAAFMDLMNRVFKDYLDKFVIVFIDDILVYSRSQEEHEEHLRLTLEKLKEKKLYAKFKKCEFWLEKVAFLGHIVSKDGIAVDPSKIGAVSKWNRPTNVSEVRSFLGLAGYYRRFVEGFSKIAMPLTQLTRKNHKFEWTEACEKRFQDLKQRLVSAPVLTIPSGSGGLGVC, encoded by the exons ATGGATCATGAACATGGAATGGGGGCTACTGAAGGCTCTTGCGGCAATAAATATGAACAAGAAATGGCTCAACTTCGAGCGATGGTGAATAGACAGGCTGAACAAATTGAGAAGTTGTTAGCAGAACAACGACAAAGGCAAGCACCAACACCACCTACTGAAACTCCAACACCTCCACAAGCTCCACCTCCACAAGCTCCACCTGCAGTGCACCCCATGGAACCATTATATGAACGGTTCCGAAAACAACGCCCACCAGTATTTGAAGGTAGCACTGACCCACTTGTCGCACAAGACTGGAAGAGTTCTTTAGAAGACATCTTTGAGTTCATGCAACTAAGTGACAAGGAAAAAGTTTCTTGTGCTGCACATACACTTAAAAAGGATGCTaagatctggtgggaagtggttaaGCAGACTAGAGAAGTGAATCAGATGACTTGGGCAGAATTTGAACTGGTCTTCAATGAGAAGTTTTATAATGAAGCTGTGTTGACTGCCAAAGTAAGTGAGTTCACTAGATTGCAACAGGGGAATCTATCAGTGGCTGAGTACGCCAGGATATTTGAccggttagccaagtttgcaccagacttgGTTAACACTGAAACTAGTAGAGTGAATCGTTTCCTGGAGGGTCTACAACCAGAATTGGCTAGAGATGTAGATATGGGACGTACAGGGCCTCTTTCTTATGCTCAGGCTgtggagaaagctttgagagctgaacacagagaagaaaaaataacaaaagctAAAGCTGCTACTAGCATGCCTCGTAGAGACACTCCATTCAACAAAGAACAAAGCCGCTTTCACAATGACAACAAAAGAGGGGCCCAGAATTTCCAATTTAGACAAGGACAGAATAAGAAATTTAAAGGAGGTCAGCAAAACAGGCAACCTGGATTCCAACAAATGCCACGATGTCAAACTTGTGGAAAGAATCATTTCGGGGAGTGCAGGCTTCTAACTAAGAGCTGCTTCAAATGTGGCAAGGGGGATCATTTTATCAAAGATTGTCCATTGATGAAGAACCAACAAATGAAGGATGAACCTCAGAGGACAAATGCTAGGGTGTTCACGATTACTCAGGCTGATGCTGATACCAACAACTCTGTTGTGTTAGGTGATATTTTTGCATCTGGTATTCTCACTCATGCATTAATAGATTCAGGTGCCATGCATTCATTTGCATCATTGACATATGTAAAAAGGTTGGGTAGATCGTGTGAAAAATTGTCAGAagtttttagtacaatgttaccatcTGGAGAGATTCTGTATTCTACTCATTGGTTGAGGGGGGTTCCTATTTgcattgatggtagggaattatatgCTGATCTAATAATGTTAGAGATGGCCGATTATGaggtgattttgggtatggattggctttcaaagtataatgccactattgattgtagaaggaaaacAGTGATATTTAAGCCTTCAGAGGAAGATGAGTTTATGTTTACTGGAGCGACATCAAAAAGTTGCATTCCATTAATTTCTGCTATGAAGGCCAGGCGACTGTTGGAAAGTGGATGTGTGGGTTATctcgccagtgtggttgacacgtaTAAGGAGCAAAAGTTAAAACCGGAAGATGTACCGGTAGTTAGAGATTTCTTagaagtatttccagaagatttaccgggattgcctccagacagagaaattgaatttgtgattgagctACTTCCTGGTACAGCCCCTGTGTCcaaggcaccttatagaatggcaccagcagaactaaaggaattaaagatacagttgcaagaactcctggataaaaagtttatcaggcctagtttttcaccatggggagctccggtgctatttgtgaagaaaaaggatgggacgatgcgaatgtgtattgattatagagaattgaacaagttgacaatcaagaataagtatccacttcctagaattgatgatctttttgatcaattacaaggaagaggagtgttttcaaagattgatttgagatctgggtatcatcaattaaagattagagaagaggatgtaccaaagaccgcatttcgaactcggtatggccattatgagttccttgtgatgccatttggattaactaatgctccagctgcattcatggacttgatgaacagggtgtttaaggactaCCTTGATAAGTTTGTAatagtgtttattgatgatatcttggtgtattctcgatcccaagaagaacatgaggaacatttgaggttgacgttggagaaattaaaagaaaaaaaactctatgccaaatttaagaaatgtgaattttggctagagaaggtggcatttttgggccatatagtctcaaaagatggtattgcggtggatccatcaaagattggaGCTGTTAGTAAGTGGAATAGACCAACAAATGTTTCAGAagtaaggagttttctgggattagcaggctattaccgaagatttgttgaaggattttccaagataGCAATGCCATTGACACAACTCACgaggaagaatcataagtttgaatggactgaagcttGTGAGAAAAGATTTCAAGATTTGAAGCAAAGATTGGTTTCTGCTCCAGTACTTACTATTCCATCTGGATCAGGAGGACTT ggtgtgtgttga